From Microplitis mediator isolate UGA2020A chromosome 11, iyMicMedi2.1, whole genome shotgun sequence, one genomic window encodes:
- the LOC130677282 gene encoding odorant receptor 13a-like has product MKTPDHRLSDIAYALGLYKILGRTLGIWPLNCHSISSIIRITFVTVTQLSMSISLIKQLLVKGNCGKITDIVDVLSLIACGVVTVVKVIIPRIYYSKMYVIVSTAINDWKTVNNEKARRTMLRYAYIGRVVFIVQIIGAYAAGFQLIVSRLPFIMKWNNDQNYSSPMYTVPIGPSCWISSDISSFYYTAYYTFQCIQLFVVCTAYIGADTYFFGIAMHVCGQFELLSNSLTNIYSDGKISNQKQNFSKFVERHKHLLLLANNFEDTYNLIILSQVGIDAVLICISGIVLLMTLHTEDLFIIIGLIIRIYLVYVQLFLYSYVGEQLRTQANKIQLTIYNCPWYNMSPKITNDMVFMIMRTNYSFNLTAGKMYFMNMENFKNTIKTMGSFFSVLRLMFIKN; this is encoded by the exons atgaaaacaccAGATCATCGCTTATCAGATATTGCGTATGCATTAGGGCTATACAAAATATTGGGACGTACGTTAGGTATTTGGCCTCTGAACTGTCACTCTATATCTTCAATAATCAGAATAACATTTGTAACAGTAACACAG TTATCGATGTCAATCAGTCTCATAAAACAACTATTGGTCAAAGGCAACTGTGGTAAAATAACAGACATAGTAGATGTATTAAGTTTGATTGCTTGTGGAGTTGTAACAGTTGTAAAAGTAATTATACCTAGAATTTATTATAGTAAAATGTACGTCATTGTGAGTACTGCTATAAATGATTGGAAGACAGTAAATAATGAGAAAGCTCGCCGAACTATGTTACGATATGCATACATAGGAAGAGTTGTGTTTATCGTGCAAATTATTGGAGCATATGCTGCAGGATTTCAGCTTATTGTTTCACGATTACCATTTATAATGAAATGGAATAATGATCAAAATTATAGTTCACCGATGTATACCGTTCCAATTGGCCCAAGTTGTTGGATATCTTCTGACATTTCTAGTTTTTACTACACTGCTTACTATACATTCCagtgtattcaattatttgttGTGTGTACTGCTTATATTGGAGctgatacttattttttcgGCATCGCTATGCATGTTTGTGGACAATTCGAGTTACTCTCGAATAGtcttacaaatatttatagtgatggtaaaatatcaaatcaaaaacaaaatttttctaagttcgTTGAACGACATAAGCATCTACTCCTTTTggctaataattttgaagatACATACAATTTAATCATATTGAGCCAAGTTGGAATAGATGCTGTACTGATTTGTATATCAG GTATTGTTCTATTAATGACTCTGCATACtgaagatttatttataattattgggcTTATAATTCGAATATACCTTGTGTATGTTCAGCTTTTTTTGTATAGCTATGTTGGTGAGCAGTTGCGTACTCAagcaaataaaatacaattgacTATTTATAATTGTCCATGGTATAACATGTCACCTAAAATCACTAACGATATGGTGTTTATGATTATGCGAACgaattattcttttaatttgacggcgggtaaaatgtattttatgaatatggaaaacttcaaaaatacAATCAAAACTATGggatcttttttttctgttctccgtttaatgtttattaaaaattaa